The following are encoded together in the Capsulimonas corticalis genome:
- a CDS encoding glycosyltransferase family 2 protein produces the protein MSEPDLHVCALIPAYNEQERIAKTVAALRFRREIHTIVVVDDGSSDHTVSAAKAAGADIVLQQKNQGKGAALTAAYSAAKEIGQIFLLLDADLGASATEAVKLLPPLLRGEADMAIGLLPPDPAFAATGQSGGRGFVVRLANWGIQRRTGQTFRQPLSGQRAVRREVLEAVDGKFANGFGVEVALTIAAIKAGFKVVEVETEFRHHVTGGEWSDIVHRGKQFRDVARTIAGS, from the coding sequence GTGAGCGAACCCGATCTTCATGTCTGTGCGCTTATTCCGGCGTATAATGAACAAGAGCGCATTGCAAAGACCGTCGCCGCCCTGCGCTTCCGCCGCGAGATCCACACCATCGTCGTGGTCGACGACGGTTCGTCCGACCACACGGTGAGCGCCGCCAAAGCCGCCGGCGCGGACATCGTCTTGCAGCAAAAGAACCAGGGCAAAGGCGCGGCCCTGACCGCGGCGTACAGCGCCGCGAAAGAAATCGGCCAGATTTTCCTGCTTTTGGACGCCGACCTGGGCGCCTCGGCGACGGAAGCCGTCAAGCTGCTCCCGCCCCTGCTTCGCGGCGAGGCCGACATGGCGATCGGGCTGCTCCCGCCCGATCCCGCCTTCGCCGCGACCGGCCAGAGCGGCGGGCGCGGTTTCGTGGTGCGCCTCGCCAACTGGGGGATCCAGCGCCGGACCGGCCAGACGTTTCGGCAGCCGCTCTCCGGCCAGCGCGCCGTACGGCGCGAAGTGTTAGAGGCCGTGGATGGCAAATTCGCAAACGGCTTCGGCGTGGAAGTGGCGCTGACGATCGCCGCGATCAAAGCCGGTTTCAAAGTCGTCGAAGTCGAAACGGAGTTCCGGCATCACGTCACCGGCGGCGAGTGGTCGGACATCGTGCACCGGGGAAAGCAATTCCGAGACGTGGCGCGGACCATCGCGGGGTCGTAA
- a CDS encoding copper transporter: protein MAIPQPLTLTMLDVRYHIVYLCAVFLMLGFGILIGEHVTLPVQVIQQAKSLAALQVQVDGAVQEGRDAKSQLVQVERALNSLRPKLTHGKLTGRRVVVVQCGDYPQATASAAAALQLSGANVAATVVIEDKMDALTSSQITTLLGTLPADSYPAPAETPDAGANSADNGPILAAIASILRSGSTSKPSLGQALQILQTQGLLTVDGDVAAPCASFVFVGGRKIDWPDDSANPIDGNLIQRLEDSSTPTAPVTIVGCEPFDVGVSSIKTYQKYGLTTIDCVDRSLGQLDLPYTLRTDAGDRADYGLKPTATRQLPPVLEDQSS from the coding sequence ATGGCGATTCCACAGCCACTGACCCTCACTATGCTTGATGTCCGCTACCATATTGTCTACCTTTGCGCCGTCTTTCTCATGCTGGGCTTCGGCATTTTGATCGGCGAGCACGTTACCCTGCCGGTGCAGGTCATCCAGCAGGCCAAGAGCCTGGCGGCGCTGCAAGTCCAGGTGGACGGCGCCGTTCAGGAGGGCCGGGATGCCAAAAGCCAGCTCGTGCAGGTGGAGCGCGCCCTGAACTCATTGCGCCCCAAGCTGACCCACGGCAAGCTCACGGGCCGTCGCGTCGTGGTCGTCCAGTGCGGCGACTACCCGCAGGCCACCGCGTCCGCCGCCGCCGCCCTTCAGCTTTCGGGCGCCAATGTCGCGGCGACCGTCGTGATCGAGGACAAGATGGACGCGCTGACGAGTTCGCAGATCACCACCCTGCTTGGCACCCTCCCCGCGGACTCCTACCCCGCGCCGGCGGAGACGCCCGACGCCGGCGCCAACAGCGCCGATAACGGCCCCATTTTGGCGGCGATCGCCTCCATCCTGCGCAGCGGCTCCACGAGCAAGCCGAGCCTCGGTCAGGCGCTGCAAATCCTTCAAACGCAGGGGCTCCTGACGGTCGACGGCGACGTGGCCGCGCCCTGCGCCTCGTTCGTCTTCGTCGGCGGCCGCAAGATCGATTGGCCGGACGACAGCGCCAATCCCATCGACGGTAATCTGATCCAGCGCCTCGAAGATTCTTCCACGCCGACCGCCCCCGTCACGATTGTCGGCTGCGAGCCGTTCGACGTCGGCGTCTCCTCGATCAAGACTTACCAGAAATATGGACTGACGACCATCGACTGCGTCGACCGCTCGCTGGGCCAGCTCGATCTGCCGTATACGCTGCGCACGGACGCCGGCGACCGCGCCGATTACGGCCTCAAACCTACGGCGACGCGCCAGCTTCCCCCGGTCCTGGAGGATCAATCGTCGTGA
- the steA gene encoding putative cytokinetic ring protein SteA, with product MATTRPQPSTSLEHTVLGSARVDKRTKNLTARLRPGDVAVIDHSDLDALAARSLADARVAAVINARPFISGKYPNRGPGVLADAGIPMYELSDAEAFARIREGSALALDSESILYQGDSAVGPVKLWDDSAILTATQDARANLGAELEKFARNTLQYLDADKDLLLDPTNVPMLRGTKMAGRHVLVVVRGAHYKEDLALLRAYLTEVRPVVIAVDGAADALLAIGCTPEIILGDMDSVSDEALECGAQLIVHAYARRGGEAPGMARIRELGLEADTFPVPGTSEDAAMLLAYEHNADLIVAVGTHSNLEDFLDKGRAGMASTFLVRLKIGTRLVDARGVFKLYRPKPPFSAFVAVILSAMFPFVVLLAKSPIWRNITEMFHIWWQLHFGWRFHSH from the coding sequence TTGGCGACTACCCGGCCACAGCCTTCGACGAGCCTGGAGCATACCGTGCTGGGCTCGGCGCGCGTGGACAAACGCACCAAAAACCTGACCGCGCGGCTAAGGCCGGGCGATGTGGCGGTGATCGACCATTCGGACCTGGACGCGCTGGCGGCGCGCTCGCTGGCGGACGCGCGCGTGGCGGCGGTGATCAATGCGCGGCCGTTCATCAGCGGCAAGTATCCCAACCGTGGCCCCGGCGTGCTGGCGGACGCCGGTATCCCCATGTATGAGCTGTCCGACGCGGAGGCGTTTGCGCGCATCCGGGAGGGCTCGGCGCTGGCGCTGGATTCCGAGAGCATTCTCTATCAAGGCGACTCTGCGGTCGGCCCGGTGAAGCTCTGGGACGATTCCGCGATCTTAACGGCTACACAGGACGCGCGGGCCAATCTCGGCGCGGAACTGGAGAAGTTCGCGCGCAACACCCTGCAATATCTCGACGCCGACAAAGACCTGCTGCTCGATCCGACCAATGTTCCCATGCTGCGGGGGACCAAGATGGCCGGACGGCATGTGCTGGTGGTCGTTCGCGGCGCGCACTATAAAGAAGACCTGGCGCTGCTGCGCGCCTATCTGACCGAGGTTCGCCCTGTTGTCATCGCCGTGGACGGCGCCGCCGACGCGCTGCTCGCCATCGGCTGCACGCCCGAGATCATTTTGGGCGATATGGACAGCGTCTCGGACGAAGCGCTGGAGTGCGGCGCCCAGCTGATCGTCCACGCCTACGCGCGGCGCGGCGGCGAAGCGCCCGGCATGGCGCGTATTCGCGAGCTTGGCCTGGAAGCCGACACGTTTCCCGTTCCCGGCACGAGCGAGGACGCGGCGATGCTGCTGGCGTACGAGCACAACGCGGACCTGATCGTCGCCGTCGGCACGCATTCAAACCTGGAAGACTTTCTCGACAAGGGCCGCGCGGGGATGGCGAGCACCTTTCTCGTCCGGCTCAAGATCGGAACGCGTCTGGTGGACGCCCGGGGCGTCTTCAAGCTTTACCGGCCCAAGCCGCCCTTCAGCGCCTTTGTCGCCGTGATTCTCTCGGCTATGTTTCCGTTCGTCGTTCTGCTCGCGAAGTCGCCGATCTGGCGCAACATCACGGAGATGTTCCACATCTGGTGGCAGCTCCATTTCGGATGGCGATTCCACAGCCACTGA
- a CDS encoding CHASE2 domain-containing protein, which produces MIIQKIGPERLLSYRAIVFIAAVLFAIALGVLAVHSPRAIPEAKAEDALARLAPRAARADVAIVAMDDASVAKYGPIKSWPRSLLAQGLSKIEDGGAKVAVLDLALDKRTQTGDSDLWRTMANHKNVVLGMSYDATRDQTYTPDDIRSLVFLEKYAIADKLTLDKRNQVFQYPLFEPPVSDFTGSSAGVGVFVRETEPDDTLRSARLFYRSTVTYPPASAPIRGKFPTSNLADGAPVALPNLALVTALRVYDLDKDFVQVVSGDTVHFNAKLDPPVDAPIDNQGRMLIRYYGAPGHYITYSFADVVSGKVKPDVFKNKVVFLGATAAGDAATDARTTPFPGQMPRVEVTANAVSTFMDRSFYSRYEGRIVPILLVLGVVAGLSLMLVSGVRSTMIAIVLLLAWFALSYALYAFGHVMLPILPGVAAILAAYLISMLLFLGPMRPVALEASPMYVPPPADKVHTV; this is translated from the coding sequence ATGATAATTCAAAAAATCGGCCCGGAGCGCCTGCTCTCGTACCGCGCGATTGTCTTTATCGCCGCGGTTCTCTTCGCGATCGCGCTCGGCGTGCTCGCGGTCCACTCCCCGCGCGCGATCCCGGAAGCGAAGGCGGAGGATGCGCTCGCGCGACTGGCGCCGCGCGCGGCCCGCGCGGATGTGGCGATCGTGGCGATGGATGACGCTTCCGTCGCCAAGTACGGCCCCATCAAATCCTGGCCGCGCTCTTTGCTGGCGCAGGGCCTGTCCAAAATCGAGGACGGCGGCGCGAAAGTCGCGGTCCTCGATCTGGCGCTGGATAAGCGCACGCAGACCGGCGACTCGGACCTGTGGCGCACGATGGCAAACCACAAAAACGTCGTTCTAGGGATGTCCTACGACGCGACGCGCGACCAGACGTATACGCCGGACGATATCCGATCGCTCGTCTTCCTGGAGAAGTACGCGATCGCCGACAAGCTGACGCTCGACAAGCGCAATCAAGTCTTCCAATACCCGCTGTTTGAGCCGCCGGTCTCGGATTTCACCGGATCGTCCGCCGGCGTCGGCGTCTTCGTCCGCGAAACGGAGCCGGATGACACGCTGCGCAGCGCCCGCTTGTTTTATCGCAGCACCGTCACCTACCCGCCCGCGTCCGCGCCAATTCGCGGCAAATTCCCGACGTCGAATCTCGCGGACGGCGCGCCGGTGGCGCTGCCGAACCTTGCCCTCGTGACCGCGCTGCGCGTTTACGATCTGGACAAAGATTTCGTTCAAGTCGTCTCGGGCGACACGGTCCACTTCAACGCCAAGCTCGATCCTCCGGTCGATGCGCCGATCGACAATCAGGGCCGCATGCTGATCCGTTATTACGGCGCGCCCGGCCACTACATCACTTATTCGTTTGCCGACGTTGTCTCTGGCAAGGTCAAGCCCGACGTCTTTAAGAACAAAGTCGTTTTCCTGGGCGCGACGGCGGCGGGCGATGCGGCGACGGATGCGCGCACGACTCCGTTCCCCGGCCAGATGCCGCGCGTGGAGGTGACGGCGAACGCCGTCTCCACCTTTATGGACCGCTCGTTCTACAGCCGCTACGAAGGCCGCATCGTACCGATCCTGCTTGTCCTTGGCGTCGTGGCGGGCCTGTCGCTGATGCTTGTCAGCGGCGTGCGCTCCACCATGATCGCCATTGTTCTGCTGCTCGCATGGTTCGCCCTGTCGTACGCGCTCTACGCATTCGGCCACGTCATGCTGCCGATCCTGCCCGGCGTCGCGGCCATTCTCGCCGCCTACCTGATCTCAATGCTCCTGTTCCTGGGACCCATGCGCCCCGTCGCCCTGGAAGCCTCCCCGATGTACGTTCCGCCCCCGGCGGACAAAGTGCATACGGTGTAG
- a CDS encoding GGDEF domain-containing protein, giving the protein MGISASKAPVAKSRIARRLTRLFMGIILMTMLAGNAILGNLARTLWMHGASDLSASFAHSSVASSKLPQAQSDRAAALSPKPDDAEAQGRHMRKALDETCRQIDKKMGQATIIVTLGCCVVGYLMALATAGRITRPLMLLSRAANEIADGRFGKRVSENAPDEIGDLAVTFNRMTQALEHSREDLEQAYARMELLATQDGLTGLANRRTFQERLAKEWERAAAEDLTFSLILLDVDKFKTYNDTYGHLAGDAVLQSVGALLQQAARDTDLVARYGGEEFVVILTGAEAAEACRAAERFRAAIEGHAWPERPVTISLGVASLTSAITDGAHLIAAADEALYKAKSLGRNRVVHGQIEVGLIAGSTDVKDISKAA; this is encoded by the coding sequence GTGGGAATTTCCGCATCTAAAGCGCCTGTCGCCAAAAGCCGCATCGCGCGCCGTCTGACTCGCTTATTTATGGGCATTATTTTGATGACCATGCTGGCGGGCAACGCTATTCTTGGTAATCTCGCCCGGACTTTATGGATGCACGGAGCGAGTGATCTCTCCGCATCCTTCGCTCACTCCTCCGTCGCGAGTTCCAAACTCCCCCAGGCGCAAAGCGATCGGGCCGCAGCTCTCTCCCCCAAGCCGGATGACGCCGAGGCGCAGGGCCGCCATATGCGAAAGGCGCTCGATGAGACATGCCGTCAGATCGACAAGAAGATGGGGCAGGCGACAATCATTGTCACCCTCGGCTGCTGCGTCGTCGGCTATTTGATGGCGCTCGCCACGGCCGGCCGCATCACACGGCCGCTGATGCTCCTGAGCCGGGCGGCGAATGAGATCGCGGACGGCCGCTTTGGAAAGAGGGTCTCCGAAAACGCGCCGGACGAAATCGGCGACCTCGCGGTCACCTTCAACCGGATGACGCAGGCGCTGGAGCACAGCCGGGAGGATCTGGAGCAGGCTTACGCCCGAATGGAGCTGCTCGCGACTCAAGACGGTTTGACCGGGCTGGCGAACCGGCGAACGTTTCAGGAGCGTCTGGCGAAAGAATGGGAGCGCGCCGCCGCCGAGGATCTCACCTTCTCGCTGATCCTGCTGGATGTGGATAAGTTCAAGACCTATAACGACACCTACGGGCACCTGGCCGGCGACGCGGTGCTGCAATCCGTCGGCGCGCTTCTTCAGCAGGCGGCGCGCGACACGGATCTCGTGGCGCGCTACGGCGGCGAAGAGTTTGTCGTGATTTTGACGGGCGCCGAAGCGGCGGAAGCCTGCCGCGCGGCGGAGCGGTTCCGCGCCGCAATCGAGGGGCACGCCTGGCCGGAGCGTCCCGTGACCATCAGTCTGGGCGTCGCCAGCCTGACGTCCGCCATCACCGACGGCGCCCACCTGATCGCCGCGGCCGACGAAGCTCTGTACAAAGCCAAGTCGCTGGGCCGCAATCGCGTCGTTCACGGCCAGATCGAAGTCGGCTTGATCGCCGGATCGACGGACGTGAAAGACATCTCCAAGGCGGCCTGA
- a CDS encoding endonuclease MutS2: MDNHALRVLEFDAIRHQLMDLTACSLGRELAEAMEPSDYLLQVKARLDETTECRQMIEIKGNLPLGGITDIRPHLRQAEIGSSLDARGLLDIYSTAAGGRILKAFLQKIAPDYPIMAALATNLGQFPSLESEIVSSVGPNGLILDSASPDLARIRSRRKVANQRMLERLNAIVNGPMRSMLQDPVIVQRGDRYCVPVKAEHRGAFGGIVHDTSASGATLFMEPQSVVDYGNELKELDIKETQEIAKILARLTESVRRVSAPLMVSVGILAQIDFISARAKLGMEHNATAPDLNTNGYTRLVSARHPLIDPAIVVPIDIELGGDQNQLLLITGPNTGGKTVSLKTMGLLTLMAQCGLHVPAAHAEMNLFYQIYADIGDEQSLQQSLSTFSGHISNIVRILKTLRKNALVLLDEVGAGTDPGEGASLARAILDHLRAAGARVIATTHYGELKSYAFVTPGVQNASVEFDEATLSPTYRLLQGVPGSSNAFAIAGRLGMPESVLTEARQELTGTDSTADLFRELEEGRRQAVAEGREAERARIEAQMLRRRYQEELANLESLRRDARLKAAEEARALIKRAQDKVDNIIGQLRHANAEGKQTERARQAIRNIADDLQSAIERQTEEQMMTVVEIVPNRLLRRGDKVRIPSLGMTGEVLEDERAGEPNTHLPVQVGAMRVSVPAATLRLIGEPDELPVVTIEKQVPLPPSLAAAAQGAPADPPRESAQRPARGGQPERNGKPERPARERGPRPERAPKSERAPRPERSVGARHTAVAPPDRPKLLDIHAEDQQNIAMQKTMGITSQISLLGQRADEAVRNVEKYLDDAYAAGLTHARVVHGKGTGALRRAVQDYLKGHPLVSEYATADADEGGAGATLVKLRET; the protein is encoded by the coding sequence ATGGACAATCATGCATTACGCGTTTTGGAATTTGACGCGATCCGCCATCAATTGATGGATCTCACGGCCTGCTCGCTGGGGCGGGAGCTCGCGGAGGCGATGGAGCCTTCGGATTACCTCCTCCAGGTCAAGGCTCGCCTGGATGAGACCACCGAATGCCGGCAGATGATCGAGATCAAGGGGAACCTGCCTCTGGGCGGGATCACGGATATTCGCCCCCATCTGCGGCAGGCGGAGATCGGCTCGTCGCTCGATGCGCGCGGGCTGCTCGATATCTATTCGACGGCGGCAGGCGGGCGCATTCTCAAAGCGTTCCTGCAAAAGATCGCGCCGGACTATCCTATCATGGCGGCGCTCGCCACGAACCTGGGCCAGTTTCCATCTTTGGAATCCGAGATCGTCTCCAGCGTCGGCCCCAACGGCTTGATCCTGGATTCGGCGTCGCCGGACCTTGCCCGCATTCGCAGCCGCCGCAAAGTGGCGAACCAGCGGATGCTGGAGCGGCTGAACGCGATCGTCAACGGCCCCATGCGCTCGATGCTCCAGGATCCGGTGATCGTGCAGCGCGGCGACCGCTACTGCGTCCCCGTCAAGGCCGAGCACCGGGGCGCCTTCGGCGGCATCGTCCACGACACCTCGGCGTCCGGCGCCACGCTGTTCATGGAGCCGCAGTCCGTCGTGGACTACGGCAATGAGCTCAAGGAGCTGGACATCAAGGAGACGCAGGAGATCGCCAAGATTTTGGCGCGTTTGACGGAAAGCGTCCGGCGCGTCTCGGCGCCGCTGATGGTAAGCGTCGGCATCCTCGCGCAGATCGACTTTATCTCCGCCCGCGCCAAGCTCGGCATGGAGCATAACGCGACGGCGCCCGATCTCAACACGAACGGTTATACGCGGCTCGTCTCCGCGCGGCATCCCTTGATCGACCCGGCGATCGTCGTTCCGATCGACATCGAGCTCGGCGGCGATCAGAACCAGCTCCTGCTGATCACCGGTCCGAATACCGGAGGCAAGACCGTCAGTTTGAAGACGATGGGCCTGCTGACCCTGATGGCGCAGTGCGGTCTGCATGTTCCGGCGGCGCACGCCGAGATGAACCTCTTCTATCAGATCTACGCGGACATCGGCGACGAACAAAGCCTCCAGCAATCCCTTTCCACGTTTTCGGGCCACATCTCCAATATCGTTCGCATCTTGAAGACGCTGAGAAAAAACGCGCTCGTGCTGCTCGATGAAGTCGGCGCGGGGACGGATCCCGGCGAAGGCGCGTCGCTGGCGCGCGCGATTCTGGACCATCTGCGCGCGGCGGGAGCGCGAGTCATCGCGACGACGCACTACGGAGAGTTAAAGAGCTACGCCTTCGTGACTCCCGGCGTTCAGAACGCGAGCGTCGAGTTCGATGAAGCCACCCTCAGCCCGACCTATCGGCTGCTCCAGGGCGTGCCGGGATCGTCCAACGCCTTCGCCATCGCCGGACGGCTGGGAATGCCGGAAAGCGTCCTGACCGAAGCGCGCCAGGAGCTCACTGGGACGGACAGCACCGCCGATCTGTTCCGTGAGCTGGAGGAGGGACGCCGCCAGGCCGTCGCCGAAGGCCGCGAGGCGGAGCGGGCGCGGATCGAGGCGCAGATGCTGCGCCGCCGCTATCAAGAAGAACTCGCCAATCTGGAAAGCCTGCGGCGCGATGCGCGCCTGAAGGCGGCCGAGGAGGCGCGCGCGCTGATCAAACGCGCGCAGGACAAGGTCGACAATATCATCGGCCAGCTGCGCCACGCCAACGCCGAAGGAAAACAGACCGAGCGGGCGCGCCAGGCCATCCGAAATATCGCAGACGATCTCCAGAGCGCCATCGAGCGGCAGACCGAAGAACAGATGATGACGGTTGTGGAGATCGTCCCGAACCGCCTGCTGCGGCGCGGCGATAAAGTCCGCATTCCCTCCCTGGGCATGACGGGCGAAGTGCTGGAGGACGAGCGCGCGGGCGAGCCCAACACGCATCTTCCCGTACAGGTCGGCGCGATGCGCGTCAGCGTCCCCGCCGCCACCCTGCGCCTGATCGGCGAGCCGGACGAGCTTCCCGTCGTCACGATCGAAAAGCAAGTCCCGCTTCCGCCTTCCCTCGCGGCCGCCGCGCAGGGGGCTCCGGCGGATCCGCCGCGTGAATCCGCCCAGCGCCCCGCGCGCGGCGGCCAGCCGGAGCGCAATGGAAAACCCGAGCGCCCCGCGCGTGAACGCGGCCCCCGGCCCGAGCGCGCCCCGAAATCCGAGCGCGCGCCCCGGCCCGAACGCAGCGTCGGCGCCCGCCACACCGCCGTCGCGCCTCCCGACCGCCCCAAACTGCTCGACATCCACGCCGAAGACCAGCAAAACATCGCCATGCAGAAGACCATGGGGATCACCTCGCAGATCTCCCTGCTCGGCCAGCGCGCCGACGAAGCCGTGCGCAACGTCGAAAAGTATCTGGACGACGCCTACGCCGCCGGCCTCACCCACGCCCGCGTCGTCCACGGCAAAGGCACCGGCGCGCTCCGCCGCGCCGTGCAGGACTACCTCAAGGGCCACCCGCTGGTCTCCGAGTACGCCACCGCTGACGCCGATGAAGGCGGCGCGGGCGCGACGCTGGTGAAGCTCCGGGAAACCTGA
- a CDS encoding outer membrane lipoprotein-sorting protein: MLTKWNERFVSAFWTLILTAAVAGAASAAPNITSLTSTNIKTLSMDTEVVQENHDELKRIEGDFAQAYRIHNIAISYAYPDKLHFESVILKAHIAYTINGNKKYTSVPTFHVHKVEDVTNAPGKKQSLLDCGMVPPELLSVYNATYLRKEGGNYVFQIMPKQQDQKFRDVVWIDPITKVTAKREHYDSQGHLIAWYQYKNPLQIVPGVYVPTRVEVYNPYNKLAAVTAYRNIRVNKPLDMSIFDF; the protein is encoded by the coding sequence ATGCTTACAAAATGGAACGAGCGATTTGTGTCCGCTTTTTGGACTTTGATACTGACGGCGGCGGTCGCCGGGGCGGCTTCGGCCGCGCCGAACATCACTTCTTTGACGTCGACGAATATCAAAACGCTGTCGATGGATACGGAAGTCGTTCAGGAGAATCACGACGAGCTGAAGCGGATCGAGGGCGATTTCGCGCAGGCGTATCGGATCCACAATATCGCGATCTCGTACGCGTATCCGGACAAGCTGCACTTTGAGTCCGTCATTCTGAAGGCGCATATCGCCTACACGATCAACGGCAATAAAAAGTATACGTCCGTGCCGACGTTTCATGTCCACAAAGTCGAGGATGTGACGAATGCGCCGGGCAAGAAGCAATCGCTTCTGGACTGCGGCATGGTGCCGCCGGAGCTGCTGTCGGTCTACAACGCGACTTACTTGCGCAAAGAAGGCGGCAACTACGTATTCCAGATCATGCCCAAGCAGCAGGACCAGAAGTTTCGGGACGTTGTTTGGATCGATCCGATCACCAAAGTCACCGCGAAGCGCGAGCACTATGACAGCCAGGGACACTTGATCGCCTGGTATCAATATAAGAATCCGCTGCAAATTGTTCCGGGAGTATACGTTCCCACGCGCGTGGAAGTGTATAATCCTTATAATAAACTCGCCGCCGTGACGGCATATAGGAACATCCGCGTCAACAAACCGCTGGATATGTCAATCTTCGACTTTTGA
- a CDS encoding glycosyltransferase family 39 protein, which translates to MNPQSSLRANTSPLDPSTRRLDRAACVLLFALTVFRLWYGGAHQLLQDEAYYWQWSRHLDWGYYDNTPLLAVVIRVFTTLLGPTELGVRAGAVFCALVVSIFIYLIMRRLAGARVALASVAMASILPLFALGADTMTQDPVQLAFWAATLYVVLLALDGRGWLWILAGALAGLTAMAKLNGLLLLPSILLFLALSPAHRHWLRRPEPYLAAAIALAIFSPFVWWNHTHQNAFWLHIHAMGTRNGEHDPPLKWFWRFLGDQLFLMSPLLMLMFLRGLWVDGKRSVGGKNDALLFLWCPSVVVFGATALLSLKSKVEGNWPAAAYVTAACLLAWALTEAWDSGARGRRWAAAAVGLSVLISAVILMPNLIYAVGYRFPNPSKDRTSELYGWRDMAARVQSERSAMGGDPFVFSVNYRMPSEMAFYLPGKPQTYSLFLKDRPNEYMFWENPDALKGRDAVYVEDTDDLNHLDDLKAVFTRVEPQPELLLYRDPPYGRKPIRTIQIVRCYGFKGYDPLQWRDGW; encoded by the coding sequence TTGAACCCACAATCTTCGCTTCGCGCAAACACATCGCCGCTCGATCCGAGCACACGCCGCCTGGACAGGGCGGCGTGTGTTTTGCTGTTCGCGCTCACCGTATTCCGACTCTGGTATGGCGGCGCGCACCAACTGCTTCAGGATGAGGCGTACTACTGGCAATGGTCCCGTCATTTAGACTGGGGCTATTACGACAACACGCCGCTGCTCGCCGTGGTCATCCGCGTCTTCACCACGCTGCTTGGTCCCACTGAACTGGGCGTGCGCGCCGGCGCGGTGTTCTGCGCGCTGGTTGTCTCGATCTTTATCTACCTGATCATGCGGCGGCTGGCCGGCGCGCGGGTCGCTCTCGCGTCCGTCGCCATGGCTTCGATCCTGCCGCTGTTCGCCCTGGGCGCGGACACGATGACGCAGGATCCGGTCCAGCTCGCGTTCTGGGCCGCGACCCTTTATGTTGTGCTGCTCGCGCTGGACGGGCGCGGCTGGCTCTGGATCCTGGCGGGCGCCCTGGCGGGGCTGACGGCGATGGCGAAGCTCAACGGTCTGTTGCTGCTGCCCAGCATTCTCCTCTTCCTCGCGCTGTCGCCGGCGCATCGTCACTGGCTGCGCCGACCGGAGCCGTATCTGGCCGCCGCGATCGCGCTGGCGATCTTCAGCCCATTTGTCTGGTGGAACCATACGCACCAGAACGCCTTCTGGCTGCATATCCATGCGATGGGAACGCGCAACGGCGAACACGATCCGCCGCTCAAGTGGTTCTGGCGCTTTCTCGGCGATCAGCTCTTCTTGATGTCTCCCTTGCTGATGCTGATGTTCCTGCGCGGACTGTGGGTTGATGGAAAGCGCTCGGTGGGTGGAAAAAACGACGCGCTTTTGTTTTTGTGGTGCCCCAGCGTCGTGGTGTTCGGCGCCACCGCGCTGCTGTCGCTCAAAAGCAAGGTCGAGGGAAACTGGCCGGCGGCGGCGTACGTCACCGCCGCCTGTCTTCTGGCGTGGGCGCTGACGGAAGCCTGGGACAGCGGGGCGCGAGGCCGCCGATGGGCGGCCGCCGCCGTGGGGCTCTCCGTGCTGATCTCCGCCGTGATCCTAATGCCCAACTTGATCTACGCCGTCGGGTACCGATTTCCCAACCCATCGAAGGACCGCACGTCCGAACTCTACGGCTGGCGTGACATGGCGGCGCGCGTTCAATCCGAGCGCAGCGCCATGGGCGGCGACCCATTCGTGTTCAGCGTCAATTACCGAATGCCGTCCGAGATGGCGTTTTATCTTCCCGGCAAGCCGCAAACGTATTCGCTGTTCTTGAAGGATCGCCCGAATGAGTATATGTTCTGGGAGAATCCGGACGCTCTCAAAGGCCGCGACGCCGTCTACGTGGAGGACACCGACGATCTCAACCACCTTGACGATCTGAAGGCCGTCTTCACCCGAGTGGAGCCACAGCCCGAACTGCTGCTTTATCGCGACCCGCCCTATGGCCGCAAGCCGATCCGCACGATCCAGATCGTCCGCTGCTACGGCTTCAAAGGTTATGATCCTTTGCAGTGGCGCGACGGCTGGTAA